Genomic DNA from Plutella xylostella chromosome 13, ilPluXylo3.1, whole genome shotgun sequence:
AGAAACCGTACCGCACAATATGTCGTAAATAAAGGCAAAATAaagtgtcatcatcatcatcatcatcacgaatcacgacccatcacgtccccactgctgaagcacgggtctctttccaatgaaggaaggggtttaggcctagtccaccacactCTCCTAGTGCGGGTttgtggaccccaacacaagcaagcttgtgctgagaaagttgtcgggtagctaagtgggcaacccgactgtcagatattcagatacatttatttactagAAACATGGTTACATGAgatcttataaaataaaatagtgtcTGGCAAGTTTCActtcagatgttttcaatctaaccgaaggcctctgacaaGGCTTAaagactgctgccgaagcagcaaccgggacccacggcttgacgtgccgtccgaagcaaggaagcgtccagaaaaaaaaccacttgaaatcggtcacccctCCAATCtctgaccgtgccatgtgcgtccgtagtcgagctagcttcagtgatcgtaactgatcactgaagctagctcgactGCGGACGCTTATAAAAGTGTAactactttattttaaaaaaactgcgtctatagtcgtcgaaatataataggcccgtttggatagctcgaaaatgtatgggatgacagcaggtgtcatatttaaatcattaaaaaatctaaacaataagtaacttttgatgcttcaaaagttcttttttctttcagccGTTTAaaaataagccagattatgtgtctttttatgtatttcatcaagtaaatcaagagtaaatagcaaatttgtgtagctgtccaaacgggcccattatatttcgacgactgtagtaatggctagtctgattcggaatACGGCTAGAACAGCAAACCATACAAATGGCGGCGAATTTGAACAccaactgaatattcgcattcgcgaatatcgaaatcagatattcgcattcgcattcgcattcgcgaatgttcaaaaacacacattcgttacatcactaccATAGGTTATTAAAAGAGAACTtacatacagggtgattggaaagtcgatgtattccttgaAATGGGTGAtagacgaaggcatttccagtcgattgaactcCATAATgtattatccgaaagtcaaccatttctgagttatttaagtttaaaggttttgccaaaatttatatttaaaaacaaaatataaaaaaaaacatttttttttaaaatacttatttgattgttttgcatcaGTGACACCTTTATTAGTCAacaaattataatcattaaatgcgcaatattcaacttaattaagacacagtgcttcaaaatagttgAAACAGCCTTTCAGTGTATCCAACAGtatttcggtgaagcaacctTGTCATAGATCTGTGCTTTTGAGGAACCGCGCTAtcggagaacaataattattagtaaACGGTTCGGAGCTCTACAAAGTCCAGTAATAAGactttttaccttaaaattggaacaaaatttcgttcatttccctactgagatttgtccgcctatgtagttgttttggctatatcttggtcataccttaatcgattttagattggaatatggcattttaaagcttataaattgaatatgtttttaagctgtagtgcctgaaaatttttcagataaaattattttttaatttatttttgtaaaattttcttaatgtatcaacaattttgaagcactgtatCTAAATTAAGCTGAATATTGcgcatttaattattataattagttgaTTAAGGTGTCACTGATGCAAAACAatgaaaaaagtattttaaaaaattattagttgttttgcttttaaacataaatattggcAAAAtcctaaaaaaactttaaacttaGATAACTCAGAcatggttgactttcggataatgcattatggtgttcaatcgactggaaatgccttcgtctataacccatttaaaggaatacattgacttaccaatcaccctgtatatttctTGCCAGCAAAGTGTTAACAGCTTGCTTCCTTCCTTCTTACTTGGCATGGGCACAAAAGGTAAAAAATCTTTGTATGTCTttctaatttaaatattatcttAGTCATAATAATCCTActtcctactaatattataaaggcgaaagtttgtgagtatgtgtgtatgtttgttacttcttgaCGTCAAAACGTATGATTATataccgattttaatgaaatttaaataaaaatacacaaatattaatatcaatCAAAGTAATGTTAAACTCAATTGAAAAGTTTCTTCTCATATGAAACATCAAATAAATGTCCACACAAATCCAAAATAATAGAaggaaatttaaaaataaatttcaataaatacaCAAAATGCATCTTTATCTCACAAGGttattgtttaccttttatgacaagtctaaaaaaatcattgatgaatggcgtagtggttagtgaccctgactactgagccgaaggtcccgggttcgattcccggctggggcagatatttatttaaacacagatatttgttctcgggtcttggatgtgcccgaaaaatggcaataggcccgccccctattacattgggactaacataacactggcgaaaagtgggtgcagcaatgcacctaccctgcaagggagtacataagtacaaggcgtgagtgtgtgtgtgtgtgttaaaaaaaacagtaaacTTTCAGAATACCAACATTTACAGCACAGGTTATCACAAAGATAATTTTcagataaattgatattagtaTAATGTATGCGTCTGTGTCGgctaatagaaaaaaaaatgacttGTTAAGGTAGGCACAAGTTCATTTTTtaacttacattattttaatcaaacattttatttaaaagaattgagactaagtaaaatataaatagaagtATATATAAAAACCCGCATTAGtagtgttttaaataaaaaatacttaccaaTTCATCACGAAAGCTTTCCGAAACTAGAATAACACACAAAACAAATTCAACACTCTAACCGAGGCACTTCACAGATCACAgattttaattacaataaactagctaacaataaatttaataatctcATAAACACCGTCCGCATGAGGAAGAACTTATCGCacaactaaaatattaattcaattcaaagttcaaaacacGAGTGAAGCAAAACAAGAAGCAGCATTTGTTTGAACCAGCTGATTAGACATGTCAGAACCTGCACGTATCTTGCTTCCTTGTCTAAAATTGCTATCTACACAGGTGTAAGCAAGACAGGTAGATCAAAACCGTTTCTACTAGAATTGAAAAAAACATTCCATGTTTAACCAATAGACTGTGGGTAATAGGGATGGGAATGAAAGTATTGGAACCTTTTGAATTTATATTCGTTATATAATTTTGTCCGTTACTCGTTATTCATACATCTAACTCACTCTAATTATATCCATCTCGCTTTatcttattgttatttttgttttgttttgtcaaaTTGTCATTCGTGTTTGTGTCGTGTCATTTATTAGtgttttaagttaaaataaattgtaggTTGGTACATACTGTATATATACCCACTTTTTAACGAACAAACAAATCCTCACAGCGCATGCTCTGTACCTATCTGTTGCGCTCATGCGTAACTTGTCCACAAACTGTGAAGTGAATCGAGCAGGCTGCCGAAATCGACTTTCTTTTACTACTCTCAACCTGTTGAACGGCCTACGTATACGAAAAAGTGGTGATTTAATTTACTGTGATGGATTCCCTTGCAGAAGAAAGTACCTCTAATACAAACGAAATGCAACAATATGACAAAAATGAGAATTCAAGGCTAGTCGGCCCTCCCTCAGGACCCAAAACCAACTATGTTAACATGATCAACAATATTTGTGGAGCGACACTTCTGTgcatcataatattttgttgcTTTAAAGATGGAGTTACtttgttttcatttcatcCGATACTGATGACATTAGGGGTAAGATACATTTactttacctacttaactacatCCATTTCCTTATTTCTTGTCTGTACAATATCATTTTTTGCTCAagtatgtacattgtacatacctacctatctattgGTTACCCACATAATATATGTTATCTACCTACTCcttttaatatgtaggtatatcaatACGTACTGTCTGATTTCAATGAGCAAGTATGgtgatatttgtttaaaaattacgcataaatgtatgtaatgttCGTGAAGTTTATTTCATGATATTGATTTCAGTGGCTCATGTTCATGGCTACAGCTATAAATGCGATTGCTCCAGGAGACTTAGCAACAGAATGGATGCCGATTCGACTGAGAAGTGCTCGCCACTGGGTCCTGCAGCTATGTGGtagtacaattatttttattggattgATAGTTATTGTAACAAATAAATTCATCCACGATAAACCTCATTTTGCATCTTTACACTCAAAATTTGGTTTATCAgcaattatatttatgttcatTACAATGACAGGAGGACTTGGAGCTCTGTAcagtatgaaattaaaaaattatctACCTCCTTTGTATACGAAACTGATACATGCATTTTTTGGGGTCGTTACATTCTCACTTGGAATAATAGCAATCATTTTGGCATACTTTTCTACCTGGTGGACCTTTGGTGATATATTGAGGTATATGAATCTTGTGCTTGCTTTGATAATTTTACTCTTTACTGTTTTACGCCCaagcttaaaaatatattttcgttTAAAAGAACGATTCGAGAGTCCAAATTAAATACTATTTCAATATAcccatataatatattatctacaACATGAACGGTACGCTAATATTCTCTGTCTGTATTATCGATGTTGAATTGCTTATGTAGTTGCgtaatattaatgttattacataactttatttaccaCAATCCATAATTGCTAGTTAATGGCCATTGTAATGATTAAATTCTTTTTATGTACAAATACAAAGGTGTCCCGTAAATAGTGGACTATCCTATTTTGTATGTTGGTATCGCACAAAATATGCAAGTATAATTAGTTTAAAGAaagttttctttaaaaaaaaacaagcttagcatggtaggtatatttggCTTATAGAATCAAATTACGCGTAGAgaacataatacatataataatttagttatttgggtcaaaaactaattaaatacaatagacgtaagtagttacttatttttattattttaagtgcCTAATTGTACCTTAGTAAGtagtaaattttatgattataaataaaaaaaacaataaaaaattaaaaatgtatgttggtaggtacttagaagTATTTAAATAGTCAGTTACAAGAATATATTAATTGTTGTAGGGCATACCAGTATCCACACGAGCTACTTGTAAAGTAAGGGGCAGTTTTTAAATCGTACTTAACTTAACCGTTGGTCAAATCACAACCAATAAGTGGGAGATAGACGTTCGAGTAAGAACGCGTACTTATAGCTCAACGAACTTTATGTTCGTGAAATACGCGAATTTAAGGTATCTAATAAACGAAAAAGTTCGTCGAGCCACAAGCACGGCGTACTTACTCGTACGTCTATCACACACTTTAGATAACAACAAACCAAATTCATATGCAGCTGTCATGCTTGactacggatcaaaaaactggccctccGTAGGTAGAACAAGCACAACCacctaggtatataaaatatctaaTCCCTGAGGGGACAAAATATACGTTATATTTTGGCCCCTTtgcattttaataattactttcCTATATTAGAGAAATTCAGTAAATATGTggttaaatatataaaattgcgtaaatatacctagttagATGCCTAAGAGTTTTGataaatttgattttatttagaatgTTTACCTCAgagaaaatatatatatatagtgtagttatttttgtaattgaaattaaatattatattttcaaaatattgtcTTTATCAACGATAAAATCAATGACCaacctatttataaaatattcataggTTTTACTTTATTAGAAATATATCAAAAAACTTCCGAACTTAAACTGTGTGccaatattatataaaataaatagatgtCTACTTTATCTAAATTTtatagtacttataataatcttGATCTCAAAAATATATGGGTAGTTAAGTAACTATCTAGTTTTGTAGCAATTCtataacataagtacctaactaatataTTCAAATGGTTATAGTctaattatttaactttgcatgtcacaatataatattagCAGAAGCaaacaaagttttttattgAAGTAAATTAAGCTatgcctacctacctacactcaTACATTACGGATTTATATACACAACGGATCATGTATATGAATAACTGAGAATACCGAAGTAGGGATATACATTTTTATGACTTATGATTGTTTTGTGTAGTTATGTTATGACTTTTTTCTTAATGCTACAGATAGAATAGTAATTTAGCACGCAatggatttttatttaagtaagtatacaaaacATTGTGTAACATAGTTAGGTTTTAAATTAACCAGAGTACAGTAAAGCTCCTATAGAATTTTGCATAAGTAGTATTTAGGTACATTAGATAAGTTGGAGAGAGATTGAAAAATAAGATAGAAAAAGAAGAGCTAGAAACTTTATAGCATGTTCTTGTACTTGCTGAGAAATTTCATTATCAAGcattgttgttgttgcagtcctatggcaccccagaggtgcagagggtctccactaacgtccgccatTTCTGCCTAActtcggctgtacttttggcctcgCTTTTAGCGAGGCCAAAAGTATTAAGCATTAGACAACACAAAAACATCTTactattattgtatgtaatacaatataggtaaatatttcAGAGAAGGCCAGAGGTAGAGATACTAATCAGTCCacttttttaagaaaaaactattttttaacACCAATGTCATCGCAACTCCCAAAAGTGGACTTTCTACTTTAGAGATTTTACCagattttaacataaattaaattttagttcGAATTTCAGCCACCACAGCAGCGAGCGGTAGCGCTACGATCGAAACTAGGATAGATAATGTTGTTTTTGTAACGAAATAAAGTTACGTCGGTTGATTCGTTATTATTTTAGAAACGATTTATTTCTTCTTACTCCTGGAGTACCTACTTCTCAAAAGCCACGGGTCCACGGGTTTATTTTCTGCTGTTACACAAAGATATTAAAGTTTACCATAGCGACTGAAAGTTATCTGGCAAGTCGTTTAGTACGAGTATGCTGCTAGCTAGCCCGACATCTACGCgggattataattattctgagcaCAGTTGCATCACAGACCAAGAAACAAGGTATTAAGAATGAAAAATTCAATGTCAACTTagtgtcactgtcaaaaaataaaatagaaaaaacgCGGCCCGGTCTACTTCTACaaatttttacgttacaaATTTATAAACTTATGAATTAGTGTTTCTACTTATCAAGGTAACTAATCCGAAtggataattatttatgtgtaaTAGTCTAAATGCAGACCAGAGCTCGcgacataaattatttttgattctCTTCATGATCAAGGATACCTTACGTTTCGAATCCATTGTTGCTTTCACGTTAGCTTTCTTTTGAAATAACTTAACATTACTCAATAATTATTGACCGAAATATGTGCACTatattagttaaaataaaataattatgttacggACACCTAATCGAAGAAAATCTGATTTATCATGTTTTCTAAATTACAGAATTCCAATATGGCTAACCAATGGGGACAGAAGGCTGAGGAGCTGGAAATTAACAACAAGATAGCTGGACTTGGCCTCGGGAAACCCCCTCTGGATCGAACCACTGAGTCCGACGATAGTCAGGACAATGCCAATCCCGCTGAGACCTCATTGTTAATGAAGATCATCAGGCAAGGCTTGGTAGAATCCAAATTGGATATTGAGGTTCAACGAAAAGATCCTAACTCACCTTTATATTCTGTGAAAACTTTTGAAGCTTTACACTTAAAACCAAACTTACTAAAGGGAGTTTATGCTATGGGATTCAATGCGCCCTCCAAGATCCAGGAGACTGCGTTGCCAACATTGTTGGCTGATCCTCCTCAGAACATGATTGCCCAGTCTCAGTCTGGAACTGGTAAAACTGCAGCTTTTGTCTTGGCAATGCTGAGCAGGGTCGACACCACCAAGAATTACCCACAAGTGCTTTGTTTGAGTCCCACTTATGAACTTGCTATTCAAACTGGAGAAGTGGCTGCTAAAATGGCGAAATTTTGTCCAGAGATTAAGTTAAAATATGCTGTTCGAGGTGAAGAAGTGCCCAGGGGTACTAAAATTACAGATCACATCATTATTGGAACACCAGGCAAGATGCTGGACTGGGGAGTAAAATTTGGAATGTTTGACCTGAGCAAGATCAAAGTTTTTGTTCTGGATGAAGCTGATGTGATGATTGACCGTCAAGGTCACCAGGACCAGTGCATTCGTATTCACAAATGTTTGCCTTCAACATGTCAGATGATGTTTTTCTCTGCCACATATGACACTGCTGTGATGGAATTTGCAGAAATTATTGTACCGAACCCCATTATTATTAGACTGCTCCGTGAAGAGGAGTCACTTGACAACATTAAGCAGTATTATGTAAAATGCAAAAATGCTGAAGAGAAATACAGGGCTATTTGCAATATTTACGGTGTCATTACAATTGGCCAGGCTATAATTTTCTGTCATACAAGGAAAACTGCATCTTGGTTGTCTGAGAAAATGTCAAAAGATGGTCATTCTGTGGCTGTTTTATCTGGAGAGCTGACAGTGGAGCAGAGGATTGCTGTGCTGGATCGCTTCCGTGCTGGATTAGAGAAGGTCCTTATCACTACCAATGTCTTATCCCGAGGTATTGATGTTGAACAAGTAACGCTGGTTGTAAACTTTGACATGCCTATGGATATGGAGAAGAAAGCTGACTGTGAGACTTATCTGCATAGAATTGGACGCACAGGAAGATTTGGCAAAGCTGGTATTGCCATAAACTTGGTAGATTCAGCTCAGTCCATGGAGATTTGCAAAACCATTGAAGGTCattttggtaaaaaaatacatctcCTTGATATTGAAGATGCTGAAgaaattgaaaaaattggagcctaaaatattatgtttataattttgtacttaGATTATAAGGTTGTTACTGTACTCTTAATATTTAAGCACAAACTTCAGTGGGCCTAGTGGAAGTGGAAGTTTTTCTTACAGTTGGATAAGTAAAAAGTAAACTCCaaattgtatggatctgaGCGTGTGTTCAGATAGATGGCGACACCCGCGCTTTATAAATTCGCGTTTACTTTTTACTGCTGAAACTGTGTAAAAACTAGCACTTTGCATGCTCTTCTGCTAAAAATACATTCAATACTTATTGTCGCTTGCCAAAATGTGATTGGTTATTTGACAATAAGCAGTTCTAATAAGCAATGGCATGTTGGTGATTCAAAACAAATTGTGATTTTTATGACTATGTTAGCATAGTTTGAATGTTTCAAAAACATGATAATACATTCTAtgttttgtaatagattttatattattcatttaaaattaggtacctaccagaCATTCCGTCTGCTCATTTCGATAACACAAGTTATTGTGATAGAGTCGTATAAATTTACTGATGTTCATGTGAGCTGTAAGGCTACAACCCAATACCTTATGCATTAACTATTGTTTTATGACCATTATTTGGCTTGGCCCAGTTATGttaagtttgtaaaccaaCTAGTGACtggttgaaataaaaaaacattactacCCTTATATTTGTATTGATTTAATTGTACTAGAATAAATGTTACAATACTATTAAAGATGGTATATGAAGAGTTTAGCGCGCTGCTGGTGCACCTGCCTCCGGGTTCGTCGCTCCAGAGATCATGACAAATATGGCAATTGGCACTATGTACATCcactgaaatgaaaataacaaagattatttaataattatttgaagaTTTATCATTCCGAATCTTCTGATAGATATTACAACCTCTGGCCCTAGATTCTATTCTGGGAAGTTATAGTAGTATGTTGCTATCTTGAGTGGATCCTTTGCTTGAATATATATCCCATTTTTTCTGCTGATCCAGCCTAGCCCTTGCTCTTGGGTAAGTATGTATGTTCCAAAAGTAGATTTTAACGTAGTAGGCATTTCAGACTTGCAAAACATAATGGGTCTTATGTGTCTTATGCagtataattttttactgGTAAGGACGAACagaaaaatttattaaacaatATATCCTAACAAAATACCATCACCAACTTACATATTTGGCTAGGAAAGATCTGTTGTCCTTAACTTCACCCTTCTCTCTGGCTTCTCTCTCCCTCTCCAGTTTCTGGATGTAAGATGCAGTATCAGGTCTGTAAAGAAAGAATAATTTCAGTTGAATATTTCTGTTACACTTCATCATACCTGAGAATGCAATTGGCTGAGGTATGTTTGGTTGACCACTGCACActgttttgtaaaataatgttttgtatACAGACAGTCCTGTATGCAGTGTGCCTTCGGCCAATGGCAGATGCATGAGACTATTGAAGGACGCATTATTAAACttcatactaatattataattaaatggaAAGAATATGAATTTAAAAGGCGATAAAGCAAAAAAGCTCTATACTATAAGTTATACagaaaatacatacataggaGCTTGTTCTACATGGTGAAGATAGAACTTTGATGTGATGTGGTACTGTTCATTCTTCTGTTTCAGTGGTTTTGATGTGTTGGTGGCTTGGAAGCTGACAGACATGACAGTGCCACTCGGCAGGACCCACACACTGATCACATCATTCAGCCCATTCTCAAGGAATGTCTTGGCTTTTACTGAAGACAGAAATTCTGAATCATTGTTGTCTGGTGACGTCACTATTGTCCTCACAGTGTAGAACCCGTCTCTGTCGGCTAGTTCctgaaatttataattttggaTTTAGTTGTCAGTCAAATATGAACATACAAACACAGAGATAGGAAGACTTCACTTTAGACCCACTCCCCTGCATCTACCAGTTAGTTATTTGAGGTAGATGTTAACAAAACATACTGGTATAGGTACACCCCAAATAATACAGCTTGATTGTAAAAATCACAGGTTGCCACTCTGTATAATACTTGTAACGAGCCGTTACCAAACCATCCACcgcacctacccacataccgaAGCCACAAGAGCGCCCGCGAGTCGAGGTGGGGCACCACACAGACGACTCcggagaatacaaggggcgcggggcgacccgcCTATAAATAACCGCGAGCCGGCCGTCCGACCACCATTCGTCACCTCCTGCTCCGGCGAGTGATCAGTCCGTTCCCGAGATCCTTCCCCGCACCTATATCTATTTAAGTATCTATTCACACACACTATTCTCACTACACCGTCCTCCCTACGCTGTGGGTCGCCTACTAGCGGATCGAGGTTCCCCGGAATACACGGACGCCTGGGTCGCCTAGTTTAAAGCGGCCGTgtaccgaactatacaatcGCTGAACACACACCGGCCCTCAGCCACACTTTCTTATCAACACAAGTACACTCCACAAATCCTGGAACAGATCCACACATACCACCGGTATTCGCCCAACCTCCTGTACCCTGTGTTCCTTCCCTTTATTAAGATAGAAACATCCGCGTAGGTCCCTTCAGGGCCcgactaatattttttttttttttttttttttttttttttatgtggggacatctcacacacggccatccgaccccaagctaggcagaacctgtgttatgggtgtcggacagctgatatatctacacaaatacatagatagatagatactaaatataaatatcaacacccaagacccgagtacaaatatctgtctttaaacaaatatctgccccagccgggaatcgaacccgggaccttcggctcagtagtcagggtcactaaccactacgccattcggtcgtcaaaaaatataaatatcaataaccgtgataagtatttgtgcatttgtgtagtgtgttaatattaagtacataagctgtaagtaccctagatatataagttaacctggttgtaaataaagcgggtccagtgccgcctgaattgtgttacactaattaatcggcattattaattctcaccccgtacacctaccgaggttatttccctccaggggcctcaggaCCAAGAACAGGGTAGTTAGGACTGCTTCACGGTCGTTGTAGATCCCCCAGGCGACCAggcactccttcagaggccggcgccaagctgagctagtctaagaccgcttcccggtacatattaattgagagttattaggtaggtaccagccctaagcactaggCACGTTAGTCACAAGGGTAAGTATCACAGTACAATATAGCacccaacccctactctcggggaaggccaggcaggtcgattcgcccaggggtcgctccccggtgatccagaccagctcctgctgagctgctacattacatACTTAACATGGATTGGTTTGTTTCTTtagcaataataaaatttattctatcttacattattttgttGATGACAAACACAAAAGCTTGCCTACAGTTTGTCCTGTTTCACtgagtaggtatgtatctatgtaggtgtacctacatattaggTGTACTGTGGTTTACTTTGCTACTTATTTCATTCagatctcattacttacttttaAGGCATCTATGTGTTGTTTGGTAAAAGGTGTTTGATCAATGACGGCAGAGCCCGACCGTATGCTCTTCAAGCCGATGTTCCCGCGGGTGCAGTAGCCGCCGCCGCAAGCCAGAGTATGCTCAATCTTGATGTTTAGCCATCCATCATAGTCAATACAAAACTGAAACAATACCCGGTAATTTTTATTAGGAAAATAATCGGTAAATACCTGAAACCATTGCAATCGATGAAATATCGCTAAATTTAGTGTCTTATAACACTTACCGCATAATGAATTGTCTGGAATATGAATAAAAGGTAGGcgaatttcattattataaagttacaaagatattctttaattaatttacgtTTCTACACTGAAATTCATGAATTTATTCCAACCTCAAAACAAATCAATTCTGTCTGTCACTGTCACGACTGTCGTCTGTCACTGCCTGTCTGTATTTTTCTGTGTCTGTGTGTCCAAAAGAGGCGAGGCCGTTAATATTCTGAGGAGAATTTATACGAATGGGTCTCGTTTGTTGGAAAATGTTAAaatgataggtacttacattgtttTGCTCACTCTAATGTATTCCACTCCAGCTTTAGCTCCACCTACCACTACCGCCAACGAGGCTTCCGGAGCGATGATCTAAGAGTCCCACGTCTCCTTTCCACACGCCGAAGGTGTTCAATGGGAGAGAGCGAGAGTGTGGCCCGACGCGAAATCGCATCGTGTTCATGTGCCTAAGGCCAGCACTCAGTCGGTGGCAAGGACTTTGGTCGGTGGCGACAGGATGAGGAAGGGAGAAGAAACTGGAATAATAAAGACCTTTCTTTTTAGAGGTTTCTTAATCTGGCATTAACTTATCtgaatagtacctacctacttcttgCTGTATTTTCAG
This window encodes:
- the LOC105397957 gene encoding transmembrane reductase CYB561D2 isoform X1; the protein is MDSLAEESTSNTNEMQQYDKNENSRLVGPPSGPKTNYVNMINNICGATLLCIIIFCCFKDGVTLFSFHPILMTLGWLMFMATAINAIAPGDLATEWMPIRLRSARHWVLQLCGSTIIFIGLIVIVTNKFIHDKPHFASLHSKFGLSAIIFMFITMTGGLGALYSMKLKNYLPPLYTKLIHAFFGVVTFSLGIIAIILAYFSTWWTFGDILRYMNLVLALIILLFTVLRPSLKIYFRLKERFESPN
- the LOC105397958 gene encoding DEAD-box helicase Dbp80 translates to MANQWGQKAEELEINNKIAGLGLGKPPLDRTTESDDSQDNANPAETSLLMKIIRQGLVESKLDIEVQRKDPNSPLYSVKTFEALHLKPNLLKGVYAMGFNAPSKIQETALPTLLADPPQNMIAQSQSGTGKTAAFVLAMLSRVDTTKNYPQVLCLSPTYELAIQTGEVAAKMAKFCPEIKLKYAVRGEEVPRGTKITDHIIIGTPGKMLDWGVKFGMFDLSKIKVFVLDEADVMIDRQGHQDQCIRIHKCLPSTCQMMFFSATYDTAVMEFAEIIVPNPIIIRLLREEESLDNIKQYYVKCKNAEEKYRAICNIYGVITIGQAIIFCHTRKTASWLSEKMSKDGHSVAVLSGELTVEQRIAVLDRFRAGLEKVLITTNVLSRGIDVEQVTLVVNFDMPMDMEKKADCETYLHRIGRTGRFGKAGIAINLVDSAQSMEICKTIEGHFGKKIHLLDIEDAEEIEKIGA
- the LOC105397959 gene encoding ER membrane protein complex subunit 10, whose product is MKFAYLLFIFQTIHYAFCIDYDGWLNIKIEHTLACGGGYCTRGNIGLKSIRSGSAVIDQTPFTKQHIDALKELADRDGFYTVRTIVTSPDNNDSEFLSSVKAKTFLENGLNDVISVWVLPSGTVMSVSFQATNTSKPLKQKNEQYHITSKFYLHHVEQAPIPDTASYIQKLEREREAREKGEVKDNRSFLAKYWMYIVPIAIFVMISGATNPEAGAPAAR
- the LOC105397957 gene encoding transmembrane reductase CYB561D2 isoform X2, coding for MQQYDKNENSRLVGPPSGPKTNYVNMINNICGATLLCIIIFCCFKDGVTLFSFHPILMTLGWLMFMATAINAIAPGDLATEWMPIRLRSARHWVLQLCGSTIIFIGLIVIVTNKFIHDKPHFASLHSKFGLSAIIFMFITMTGGLGALYSMKLKNYLPPLYTKLIHAFFGVVTFSLGIIAIILAYFSTWWTFGDILRYMNLVLALIILLFTVLRPSLKIYFRLKERFESPN